The following DNA comes from Bdellovibrionota bacterium.
GCGCCCCGGCCCCTTCACGTCCGGCAGATCTCGGCGGCGTTCATATGCATGGATATGAAGCATGCGAACGGCAACATTCCTCTTGTCTAACCGGCGGGCGCATCCAGGATGGCTCTTCTGAGGCTCCCGGTACGGAGGCCGTCTTCGAAGGCACCTACTTAGACAGCACTTACGGATTCGCTTCCAGCTGCAATCAAGCGCTTCAACGTTGTTACGATCGCGAACGGATGCAGTCGGCCCCTTCGGCGACTCCGATACCGAATCCATAGCCGTATAAACGGAAGCTTCTAGTTCATCCGAATGACCGAACGGAACCGGACTTTCCCCGACATCATGTGCTCGTAAGCTTTTTGGGCCTGCTGCAGTGGAAACTCTTCGATCATCGGTTTGAGGTTGTGAAGCTTTGCGAACCTCATTGTATCCGTGGAATCTTGTCCTGAACCGGATGCCCATCCTTTTATGCTGCCATTCCGCATGATGAGATCGATAGCGCTCACCGAGATCGGTTCGAACGGCGCGGCCACAATGAGAAGTTGTCCGTCCAAGCCGAGTCCGGGGACGAGCGCCGAAATCGCGCCGGCATT
Coding sequences within:
- a CDS encoding zinc-binding dehydrogenase, encoding GLGHLGVQFARAMGFYTVAVSRGPDKRKLSEELGAHQYIDAASQNIGELLGKVGGAKVILATAPNAGAISALVPGLGLDGQLLIVAAPFEPISVSAIDLIMRNGSIKGWASGSGQDSTDTMRFAKLHNLKPMIEEFPLQQAQKAYEHMMSGKVRFRSVIRMN